The stretch of DNA TCCTTCAACCACTCGGACACCTCTCCGTTGCTGCGGGCCAGCCTTGCTTACGGCTGGGCTGAAAAAGTAACAGCCTTTGCCCGGCTTGGCAAGAACCTTGATCGAAAAGGATATCCGCCGGAGCGAAATAATTGAAACCGAATCTGCAAACATGTCGTCTCAACGGTTATGAGTTCCGCAAATTCAAACCGTTCCCGGAGGACAGGATGCGCCAATACCTCGTAATCGCCGCTGTAGTGCTGCTTTCGATCAACCTGAGCCTCTGCCCGCTGCACGCTCAGAAAACCATCGACCGCGCGTTCAGCGTGCAGCCCGGCGGAGAGCTGCTTCTGGATACCGACGCCGGGGATGTGATCCTGAACGGCAGCCCCACTTCACAGGTAAAAATCCACATCGAGTCCGACTGCGACCTGGCGGGGAAGATCGATTTCACTTTCTCCCAGAAGGGGAACCGGGTGGAGGTGAACGGAAAAGCCAGGGAAACGAGCAGCTTTCTGGGCTTACTGAAAAGATGTGCGTTCGACGGCCATCTTCGGATCACGATCGAGATACCGCAGAGCTTCAACCCAAGCATCCAGACCTCCGGCGGCGACGTTGAAGCTGCGGGGATCATCGGGAAGACCGCTTTGCAGACCTCGGGCGGGAATGTCAGCGCCGCAAGGATTACCGGCTGCGTCCACCTGGGCACCTCGGGCGGCGATATCCACGCCGAGGAGATAAACGGTCCGCTCGCCGCAAGCACATCGGGGGGCGAAGTCACAGCCCGCGGGATCGGCGGGGCCTGCAACCTCTCCACCAGTGGCGGGGATATCGAGGCTTTCGCTGTCCAGGGTGATTGCGCAATCGAGACTTACGGCGGCAGCATTACTGCGGACAGCCTGGGCGGGAGCCTGAATGCCGAGACCAGCGGCGGCAGTATCGAGGCCTGCCTGAGGAGCCAGCCCCGCAGCGCCTGCGGGCTGAGTACCAGCGGCGGGGATATCACTCTCACTGTCCCGACCTCGATCTCGGCCGAGCTGTCGGCCCACACCAGCGGCGGCAACGTGAAATCCGATCTTCCGGTCAAGGTGTTCAGTACGGAGGAGGGGGAAATGGACGGCACCCTGGGCCAGGGCGGCCCGGCGCTCACCCTGCGCACCTCGGGCGGGAATATCCGTCTGCGGGCCATAAAATAAGACAGAGCCTGAAGGACAGGCTTTTCACATAGATGAGGGGAATTAGGGGAAGGGGCCACCCACCGCGGGGTGGCCCCTTGTTTTTCCGGGCGGATCCGTATCGGCGGCGAGTAATCCACCACCTCAAGCCAAACCCCGGCCTCAATCCCGTAGGGGAGGGTTACAAACCCTCCCCTGCATCGCTCGCTCAGGCCCCTTTGAGCGCCCGGGCGAACGCCGTCAGGGTCAGCTCGATGTCCCGGGCGGAGACGTTCAGGTTGGTCACCAGGCGCAGGCTGTCCGGGCCGGCCGGGCTGAGACGCACCCCCAGCGCGGCCAGACGGCGGCAGAGCTCGGAGGCCTCCGGGGCTGGGGGTGCCAGGTGCAGGAAAATGATATTCGTCTCCACGGCCTCCAAGTCCAGGCTCAACCCCGGCATACCAGACAGTCCCACGGCAAGGCGACGGGCGTTGGCGTGGTCCTCGGCCAGGCGCTCCACGTTGTGCTCCAGGGCGTACTGGCCGGCCGCGGCCAGGACCCCGGCCTGACGCATCCCGCCGCCCAGCAGCTTGCGCACCCGCCGCGCCTGTTCCACAAAAGCCCGCGTGCCCAGCACCAGCGAGCCGACCGGAGCGCCGAGGCCCTTGGACAGGCAGAAAGTGAGGCCCTCCACGCCCTCGGTCAGGCTGCGGACAGTCCGGCCCAGGGCCACGGCGGCGTTGAACACCCGCGCGCCGTCCAGGTGCACCGGGATCGAGCGCGAGGCAGCCAGGGCGGTCACAGCCCGGAACCGCTCCGCCGGGAACACCCGTCCCCCGGCCAGGTTGACCGTGTTCTCCAGGCTGATGCAGCCGGTCTGGGCCAGGTAGTAAATCTGCGGGCGGATCGCCGCCTCCACCTGTGCGGCATCCGGCGCTCCCCGCTCGCCGTCTATAATGCGCGGCAAAAGGCCGCTCAGCACGGCCATCCCGGCCATCTCATAGTTGTAGACGTGCGACTGGCGGTCGCAGACCACCTCCATGCCCGGGCGGGTCAGCACGTTCAGGCAGATCGAGTTGCCCATCGAGCCGCTGGGCACGAACAGGGCCGCCTCGCGCCCGAACAGATCGGCGGCGGTCTGCTGCAGACGGTTCACCGTGGGGTCCTCGCCGTAGACATCATCGCCCAGTTCGGCCGAGGCCATGGCGCGGCGCATACCCTCATCGGGCAGGGTCAGGGTATCGCTCCTCAGATCGATCATTCTTTCCACTTGGGGCACCTCTCCTCTAAAGTCTCAAGCGACAAGCGGGTTGGCGTAACAGTACAGGCAGCCGCAGCGGCAGGGTTGCCCGCGGTAGCTGCCGATATCGACACTCTCGTGGCAGAGGCAGCCGGAGTCCCGGCGCTGTCCCCTGTCAACACGGTGTGAAAGCCGCCCCCCGTGCAGGCCCTCCAGCCGGGCGTGGTCGATGCAGCCCCCTGGGGCGAGGTTCGCGATCCCGGAGCCGGCCAGAACCGCCTCGCAGCAGGTCAGAAGGCGCACTCCCCGCCGGGAGGCATGTTCAGACATCCAGGCGGCGACCTCCAACAGGCGTGATTTCTCCGGGTAGACAAAGCGCAGCCCCGGCACCCGGGCCTGCCGCAGGTCGATCTTGCGGTAATGGTCCATGAACGAGACCGTGCAGCAATCCAGGCCGAGCGCCGCGGCCCGGTCGAGCAGGCGCTCGAACTCGCCCAGGTTGTCCCGCGCCCGGCCCTCCAGCTCGTAGAACGCTACAGGATCGTGCCGCCAGCGAACGGCCCTCGGGCCGAAAACACGGACCAGGGCGGCCATTTGCTCCAGGCGGTCCTCCAGCGGGGGCAGGGACGGCTCCAGGAGCGGATCGGGGCTGTTCAGGGTGAAATTGAACGCCAGCGGCCAGGGCTCCAGCTCCGGCAGGCGCTCCAGCAGGGGGCCGTAGTTCTTGGACCAGAACACCAGCGAGTGCACGTCCTCACGCCGGAGCGAGACCTCCCGGCTGGAGCCGTTGTAGGGGTTGGTCAGGGTCAGACCGCCCCGGCCAAGGCAGCCGAGGAACCAGTCGAGCCAATGGGCCGGGATATCGGTGCGGCGGCTGGCCGAGATGACAACCGGCTCCGCCTGTGAAGCAGCCACGCGG from bacterium encodes:
- a CDS encoding DUF4097 domain-containing protein, producing MRQYLVIAAVVLLSINLSLCPLHAQKTIDRAFSVQPGGELLLDTDAGDVILNGSPTSQVKIHIESDCDLAGKIDFTFSQKGNRVEVNGKARETSSFLGLLKRCAFDGHLRITIEIPQSFNPSIQTSGGDVEAAGIIGKTALQTSGGNVSAARITGCVHLGTSGGDIHAEEINGPLAASTSGGEVTARGIGGACNLSTSGGDIEAFAVQGDCAIETYGGSITADSLGGSLNAETSGGSIEACLRSQPRSACGLSTSGGDITLTVPTSISAELSAHTSGGNVKSDLPVKVFSTEEGEMDGTLGQGGPALTLRTSGGNIRLRAIK
- a CDS encoding low specificity L-threonine aldolase; translation: MIDLRSDTLTLPDEGMRRAMASAELGDDVYGEDPTVNRLQQTAADLFGREAALFVPSGSMGNSICLNVLTRPGMEVVCDRQSHVYNYEMAGMAVLSGLLPRIIDGERGAPDAAQVEAAIRPQIYYLAQTGCISLENTVNLAGGRVFPAERFRAVTALAASRSIPVHLDGARVFNAAVALGRTVRSLTEGVEGLTFCLSKGLGAPVGSLVLGTRAFVEQARRVRKLLGGGMRQAGVLAAAGQYALEHNVERLAEDHANARRLAVGLSGMPGLSLDLEAVETNIIFLHLAPPAPEASELCRRLAALGVRLSPAGPDSLRLVTNLNVSARDIELTLTAFARALKGA
- a CDS encoding DUF1848 domain-containing protein; translated protein: MAASQAEPVVISASRRTDIPAHWLDWFLGCLGRGGLTLTNPYNGSSREVSLRREDVHSLVFWSKNYGPLLERLPELEPWPLAFNFTLNSPDPLLEPSLPPLEDRLEQMAALVRVFGPRAVRWRHDPVAFYELEGRARDNLGEFERLLDRAAALGLDCCTVSFMDHYRKIDLRQARVPGLRFVYPEKSRLLEVAAWMSEHASRRGVRLLTCCEAVLAGSGIANLAPGGCIDHARLEGLHGGRLSHRVDRGQRRDSGCLCHESVDIGSYRGQPCRCGCLYCYANPLVA